A stretch of the Rosa rugosa chromosome 5, drRosRugo1.1, whole genome shotgun sequence genome encodes the following:
- the LOC133712158 gene encoding ubiquitin receptor RAD23d-like, translated as MKIFVKTLKGTHFEVEVKPQDSVADVKKSIETSQGLDVYPATQQMLIHQGKVLKDGTTLEENKVVENSFVVIMLTKSKSSSSEGSSASTATTTNAPQPSTPSAAPTATSATPQAPVSTSAPPASVTTPAPVSSATTDLDSYGQAASDLVAGNNLEGTIQQILDMGGGTWDRDTVVRALRAAFNNPARAIDYLYSGIPEQPEAPVARIPVSGDAANLPAQPPQSAQPASTPSTGPNANPLDLFPQGLPNLGAGAGAGAGAGAGNLDFLRDSPQFQALRAMVQANPQILQPMLQELGKQNPQLVRLIQQHQADFLRLINEPVEGGEGDVLGQLDAAMPQAITVTPEEREAIERLEAMGFDRALVLEVFVACNRNEELAANYLLDHMHEFED; from the exons atgaagatcttCGTGAAGACTCTCAAGGGGACTCACTTCGAAGTCGAAGTCAAGCCTCAGGACTCG GTTGCTGATGTGAAGAAGTCGATAGAAACTTCTCAAGGTTTGGATGTATATCCTGCTACACAACAGATGCTAATCCATCAAGGAAAAGTACTTAAGGATGGGACGACATTGGAAGAAAACAAAGTTGTGGAGAATAGCTTTGTTGTGATAATGTTGACGAag AGTAAGAGCTCATCCAGTGAGGGCTCAAGTGCGTCAACTGCAACTACGACTAAT GCACCACAGCCCAGTACACCTTCAGCTGCTCCAACTGCAACATCCGCGACACCTCAGGCTCCTGTCTCAACATCAGCACC GCCGGCATCTGTTACCACGCCAGCTCCTGTCTCTTCGGCCACAACAGA TTTAGATTCCTATGGCCAAGCAGCATCTGATCTAGTAGCTGGAAACAACTTGGAGGGAACAATTCAGCAAATTCTGGATATGGGTGGAGGAACCTGGGACAGGGATACTGTTGTACGTGCTCTTCGTGCTGCGTTCAACAACCCAGCTAGAGCAATTGATTACTTATATTCA GGTATCCCTGAGCAACCTGAAGCTCCTGTAGCTCGTATCCCTGTGAGTGGCGATGCTGCAAACCTTCCAGCACAACCTCCTCAATCAGCACAGCCAGCATCCACTCCTTCAACAGGACCTAATGCCAATCCTTTAGACCTCTTTCCACAG GGCCTTCCGAACCTAGGTGCTGGAGCTGGTGCGGGGGCGGGTGCGGGTGCGGGTAATCTTGATTTTCTGCGTGACAGCCCACAGTTCCAAGCCTTGCGAGCTATGGTGCAAGCTAATCCACAAATATTGCAG CCTATGCTTCAAGAGTTGGGAAAACAAAATCCTCAGCTTGTAAggttaattcaacaacatcagGCTGACTTCCTTCGCCTAATTAATGAACCTGTCGAAGGAGGAGAAGG GGATGTGTTGGGACAACTGGATGCAGCAATGCCACAGGCAATAACTGTCACTCCCGAGGAGCGTGAAGCCATAGAACGT CTTGAAGCAATGGGCTTTGATAGAGCACTTGTATTGGAGGTGTTCGTTGCCTGCAACAGGAATGAAGAATTGGCTGCAAACTATCTCTTAGATCACATGCACGAGTTTGAGGATTGA